The DNA window TGAGGTGTTGTCTGCCTGATGACTTCTGTTGAATAGACATTAGCTACACCTTGAGAGTGAAATTATTGACAATGTTGTTAATCCTGCCTCTGTTAGCTGATTCTTGTAACTTATTAACATTTATTGCTATACATGTACATTCAAATATGGTGTTGCACAGGTCATTGAACTCTTTTGTTTTGTCCACTTACGGTGATTTTCGTGACATGATTTGTTTGCTGCAGAATTTGCCACTGAGCATCAAGAAGTATCTGCAGATGTCATAAAGAAGGCTTTTTTGGCAACTGAAGAGGAATTCCTTTCTAGTGTAAAGCAGCAATGGCTGGAAAACCCACAGCTTGCATCAGTTGGATCGTGTTGTTTGGTTGGGGTAATATGTGACGGCCTCCTATACGTTGCCAATGCTGGAGACTCCCGTGTGGTACTGGGAAGAACAGAGAAGACAGTTAGAGGAGTCACAGCTATACAGTTGTCAACAGAGCATAATGCTAGTATTCAGTCTGTGAGGGATGAACTTCAGTTATTGCATCCAGATGATTCACAGATCGTGGTTCTAAAACACAAAGTTTGGCGTGTAAAGGGGCTCATACAGGTAACTTTTCTGTAATTCTGGCATGTGCACGAGGTCTTCACCATGACTTAGGAGTTCGGTTGTTGTTGGTCTCAAATTTACTGTTAAAAGAATTTGTTGATCCCAAATTTATTGTTAAAGAATGAGAGCGTGCTTATATAAGCCTCGTCtttgttaaaaaataaaaaaaaaattaggattTGCTTCACGAACAAAATCCATGAAAAAGAACAAGCACATGGCAAAGCCAACAAACGCAAGTTTTAACAAAATCAATAATGTTATCGAAAGTCTCTATTATaatagtcctgataaccctaTCAATGATAGTATCAAATGTCTCTATTATAAGAGTCCTAATAACTATATTTATGGAGCTACTTCTAGTAAAGATATAATAGGAATAGGAAAGACTCATTTTGGCATAAGGTTTGCAATTTGTCATCTTTTAACGACCTTTTCTATAATGTCATCTTTTCAGGTTTCCAGATCAATTGGTGATGCCTATCTTAAGAAGCCAGAATTTAACAAAGAACCACTACTTGCCAAATTCAGGCTACCAGAACCATTTTCCAGACCAATCCTCAGTCCTGAGCCATCAATATTTATCCACAGACTCAACGCCAAGGATCAGTTTCTCATTTTTGGTTCAGATGGTTTGTGGGAGCATCTTAGCAATCAGGAAGCAGTAGACCTTGTCCACAGCTATCCTCGCAATGTATGTTTCAAAGTGCTCTAAACATGCCAACAATATTTActggttttgatttttttggggATAATCATGATATTGGTATTGACTGTGATTCACGTACAGCACGGAAGGGTTTTGCCAGCAAAACATCCAAAGGACTTGAATCTTCGATGACTCGTTAGTTGCATCATATGGCTTCAAAATGAACTAAGAGCTTTGGATATAGTTTCTGAGTAACTGATATACTTGCTGAGGGAGcatgattattattatttttttgatcCATCACCCTTCCCATCCTCAAAGGTTCAAGATTTGAACCTTGAACTTGACAGCGAAACCCTCCCCTAACGGTTAAATCAATTATGATTTTgtttgtatttatttttatctttgcACGGTCGTAGATCAATGATATCATAACTTGTCTTGCAGGTGGGCAGTAAAAGCCctaccattttttattttttattttttgtcttttttgttATCAGAGTCTAACATGCACTTTTGAACAGGGCATTGCTAAGAGACTTATTAAAGCTGCACTCAAGTTGGCGGCCAAGAAAAGAGAAATGAGATATTCTGACCTGAAGAAAATTGACCGAGGTGTTAGGAGACATTTTCATGATGATATCACGGTTCTGGTTGTGTTTCTAGATCCACCTTCTATGAGTTGGATCTATTCTCGTAGTTCAACTGTTTCGATAAGAGGAAGTGGAGGTGTATTTTCCCATGCTAAGTCCTAGTCTTTTTAACATTTTCTGATTTTGTACTGCAGCTCTTTCTTCCCTTTTAACAAATACGGAGGGATACCCATCTGCTTGGGCATCATCATAATTTTGGgtctagttttagttttagttttgttttttccACTCTTCTGTTTATGGAATTCCCTCAGTCGTTAGCGTTAAGAGTACCGACGGATGATAAAGGGAGTAGTGCCTTTTTTCCAGAAATGTGATGCATCGATGCATGTTATTCCTCCACATTTTGGTCGAACTGCAACGAGGTGACAGAATACAACTGAAGCAGTGGCTACCACCATGATGACATGTTCACGTGAAATTCCCCGGCAAAGCTTGTAAATGTGCAATTTCTGCCCATCCTTCCCTCTGTCTAGTATTGTCTCTCGACATTCGTCCCCCTTAAAATGTAACTTTTGGCATTCGACTGTTGTGTTATTTGCAGAAGGCTGGCTGTTAATGTCTTCACCTGGCCTTGTTTTCAGATACTGCAAAAATGGcttcattgcattttttcaACTTCGTATGTGCAATTGAGACGTTCTTGATATACCTAAAAGAGCTAAATTTTAGCTTAATCTTGACTTGAACTTGCAGGTTCGCGATCCATCGagcaccccaaaaaaaaaaaaaaaaaagaactggCCTTCGAGTAAAAGACATTTCCCCATAATAATAAAAGATCAAATATTGATCGATTCAATTTGAATCAACACCGAGTCCGGTCGAgcataagaaataaataaaaagaaacacCTAATAACTGGCCTTAGTAACAGACACCACACCATAATTCAGGTTAGATCACCGCCAAATCCAGTTGAATCGTTAATTTAACTGGCTCATGATGACTTGAGAGTCTAATTAGTTTACAGCTCTATTTTTTAAGGTGGGATCAAAACTATCATTTCAATGTAATCATTCTCAAGAGACAATATATACCTTCCACGTCCCAACAATCGTACCACCAATGCCCACTCAAGACGAGACGGAGGGCATAGTCGCTAACGGTCATCGTATTTTCAATTGTTCAGTTCTACAATCATAGGACTCGAACAATTTTGAGTGAAGGCTAACGTATGCTAAACTTG is part of the Coffea eugenioides isolate CCC68of chromosome 6, Ceug_1.0, whole genome shotgun sequence genome and encodes:
- the LOC113772784 gene encoding probable protein phosphatase 2C 38; translated protein: MIKPCWKPSVEGDGSRRGADSNGRFDGLLWYKDLGSHVNGEFSMAVVQANGLLEDQCQLESGSLSSLTSGPRGTFIGVYDGHGGPETARFINDNLFHNLKKFATEHQEVSADVIKKAFLATEEEFLSSVKQQWLENPQLASVGSCCLVGVICDGLLYVANAGDSRVVLGRTEKTVRGVTAIQLSTEHNASIQSVRDELQLLHPDDSQIVVLKHKVWRVKGLIQVSRSIGDAYLKKPEFNKEPLLAKFRLPEPFSRPILSPEPSIFIHRLNAKDQFLIFGSDGLWEHLSNQEAVDLVHSYPRNGIAKRLIKAALKLAAKKREMRYSDLKKIDRGVRRHFHDDITVLVVFLDPPSMSWIYSRSSTVSIRGSGGVFSHAKS